In the Drosophila virilis strain 15010-1051.87 chromosome 4, Dvir_AGI_RSII-ME, whole genome shotgun sequence genome, ATTCCTGGCTACCACGGCCCGAACCTGTCATGAGCTAACTGACAGTAGCGTATAATTGGGTATCCATTTCTAGGCAAATTCATGTTGTTTTCCGCTCTCCACAGCCCCGATCTGCCAAAGATAGTGATGCCAACCCTGCGCTAGTTATCTATTACCTGTCCGATTTGCCACTCTCTAGTATACTTTGGCCTTGAGGCTAGAAATGTAGCTCAttggaaaaaatattattgaaagCTGCCAACAGTTAGAGTTTGCTAGATCAATTATATAAGAGTGACAGTAACAcgtaagaaaaaaattaaaattaagttaattgaaataatttaagaTCATCTTACATTTCCAAAACCTGCTAGAAATAAAATTCgtttacacaaatattttttcagacTTTAATAGAAGAATTTTTATGCCAGTCATAGAATATATGCGCTTGTACTCTGACAATGCTAGAAAAGATTGGAATGATAAAAGGTTCTCTTCAACAAGGCTAATAAAATCTACTCTTGAGAAATCTAGTTACAAACCTCCTTTTTTAATGCTTATGTTTACTGCATACGCTTATAAAATTAACAACGCTTTttcacatatattttgttttaatacgTATCTCTGCATTAAAATACGTCGAATTTCTACTTTAAAGACGGGAAAGAAATACTTAAAATTTGTAGGAGAGAATCATACACTTAGTCGCGACTTAATGCCAATTGTACCAATGGCAGCACCTTAATAGACGATAAGTCGGCCAAAATGGCTTCGATGCTGTCAAGTGAAGCCACCTGCattatgctttcctttcgaaaactCAATATAATGATGGCAAAAAGTGGCAATATCTCCAGGCTATCAAAACCGAGTATCTGCAAAGCGACAAAGAAGttaacaattaatttcaaGACGAGCAGCTATTGCAATGAAGCGCTTACCAAGTCCCACAATACTAGCAATTGATCTGGTGGCAAATGTCCAGAGAACCCACGCATAAGCCATTTAAAAACTACACGTAGACTATAAACAAAGAATacttttcaaatttgaatttacaaAATCGTTTATGGCACTCACGGTTGTATCTGTAATTCACGAAAGTGCGACCACAGCTGTGGCTCGTATGTCTGTAACAACTTCTCGAATAGCAGGCACAGGCTAACAATGCCCTGCGGATGCGTATTGATCGTGGTCAATCGGTGGCAATAGCGTATGTAAAAGGCCCGAAATGTATAATAAAGGCACACCGGCGAATCATACAGATAGCAAAATGGTGCCGCAAACATGCAGATGCCGTGAAAAGGCACCACGCCCGAGGGCGGACCCTCATAGGTCTTGCCCTTCACCGGAAACGATTCATACTCCACACAGTTGGCAATTTCCGTGTCCCGCGAGAAGCATAACAGCACCTGGTAGAGCACATCTTCGAATACAAAATACTGGTCATCATTTGAAGCCGTCAGCTGTATATCCTTAAAGACAAGCTTATCAACAATATGATCGGTGGTCCATACGCTGTTACGCAGCTTCTGCCAATTCTCAATGTCCTgtttaaccaaaaaaaaattaattgttaggGCAAGATAAGACGACtgatattataattatattttttttttataaaatatgcatgcaaTTTAAGGATCCTATCAAATCTGGTCTAGAGATATGTTTTCTTGCTGAAAATGATTTATACCaagaattattttaatttggaaCTCACATAATCGTGCAGCTTGCTGCCCAGCACAGATGCCCAGAGGGCCCCACGGTAGGGTGCCGGAGTGCAGCCCTTCTTTAAGTACTGCTGGCACATTGGGGCGTGTCTGCTGTCCAGGATACGCTGGCACTGCACCGCCAAATCAGGCACACTGTAGGGATCGCCGCGCAGCAGATCCGCATAATGTGTTCGCAGTTCAAAGAGATTTTTAACGGGCAGTGCAATATGCGAAAACTCCCATTGCGGTATTTGGCTGTAAAATAAAGACGCATTATGCTTAAGAAAAGGAAAACCAGCTCAAAGTACATACTCGGAATTTTCATTGGGCCTAGTGGGTCCCTTAAGCGATAGTAAGACTTCCAACAAATCCTTGGGCGCATATACCGGACGATAATTAGCTAGATCTGCACGATTAATTCATATAATTAAATGATGCACAAAAGCAGTCTATACACATAGACTTACCCATATTGTAATTGCTCAACTCATTCCACTTGGCGACAAAATCCTCGCGATCGGTGCTAATGCGCGGCTGACCGTGCAGCGGCACCTTCAGCTCGCCACACATTGCATTTAGGCTCTTTCGCACACGCCGATCCCATAGCACGCCGGCGCGCTTCAGATAGCCCAGTGGATCGCTCTGTGCGGATTTCTATGTGGAGAGTAAGTAAACTTCTTGTGCGCTTTGGCATGTCGCTCTACTGGCGTATCATAGCTTACCGTTGTTTGTCGGACATCTCCTACCTCGAGTTTTTTCAAGCGACTGCGTACCAGATTGTAAATCATATTGCGAATTTCAGTCTCCAGACCCGCCGCCTTGATGGCATCCTCCAGCGTGTTGCGCATATCATTTTTGTCGACGCCGGGACTGGCAACGAGACGCTGCAATTCCTTATAGATGGGCTCATAGCATTTGGTATTCTTAATGGCTGTTATAACTTTTGCGGTCGTGTGATGAATGCTACTATCCTGTAGCTCCTCCATGCCTGCTTACTTCACAGGTTTGTTCTCTTAGCCTCTCTGCGTGgttgtgctgttgctgctgctcctatAAAGCCGAAAACATTGGCGCGTTGAACAGTCGCTTGATTTGTATCGATCAAACTTGTGTCGCCTGCTTTGATTTCCATTTATGTATGGGGCACACTACACACGTACACGGCTTCGGGCCAGTTTATGAAGTCAAAACTTTTGAGCGCTTCTTAGTTACGGAATGCAACCACTTGTTTGGCAGCTTTATCGACGCAACGGACCCACCACTCGAGGCGCAGGCATTAGACAAGGCAATCGCGACGTTCATTGCAGAATAAATTCCAAACTATAATTAAAGCTTTCAAGTCCAACGAAATTTACACGTGACAGCTTTGTTATCGTTAGTGCTCTACACAGAGGCATATTTAGTGTTTGTGTGCATATGCACGCTGGATTGCTGAAATGATTCGATCCGGCTGACTCTAAAATACTGAACTCCAAGGGTACACGAACCTTAGCCATTAACAAGAAACACACAACGGTttaaaagtttcaattttaaaattgtcaTATACTGGCCTTTAAAAAGAGGGTGTACCGTTTATGCAATGTTACAAGATACAGGCTACGACTAGAGAACCAGTTGAAATTATATTAGagataatttaataatagaaaataGCAGATCTTATCCCAAGTAAACGGATAATATAAAAACTTGTCTATTCTCAACCGTATTGGTCTGGACTGCAGCTTACCTTGTTCTCGTGCACGTTTCTATGAGTTTCAAAAAATGTGTTTCGTTATCGGTTTGAGTCGATGCCTCTAACACCTGACGTGTACTTTTACAGCCCCTTTGCTTTTACCTTAATTTAGCCTATAATATTACCATGACATTTGCCATTAGTTTTGCCAATATTAGTTTTGCGGTTGTTATATTATGTTCCAGCTAATTAGAACGAAATTTTAAAGCCTGAGGACGAAACCAGGCTTGGCGAAATATCACCTAAGCCAACTGAGTTGTAATAATattgtatgttatatttgattcaatgcaataaacatttatatgataaattgaagaaaaaataaaaaataatattgttagtttcgatttttttcatttgaaaatatcaatatcaatcgcATTGTTGTTCTACTTAATGCTTAGCATGATGTCCTTGAGCGAGAAACCCTGATTATCGAGCTTCTTATTCGTAGCATTGCTCGCAAACGATTTTGCAGTCAAACTGCGATCAAGGTTCGCAAACTCCTTGCGCTCTTTAAGGTCGgtatctgacaacattttagCAACATAGTCACCCACATGTATGCCTAGTCCGAAACCAATAATAAGCACTTCATTCGATAGCACCAGCTTATTACGCAATAGAACTCCCAAGTACTCTGCAATGCATACACTCGCAAAATCTGCATTATGCACCGATTCGGAAAAACAGGGGTAGAAGACAAGTTTCGAGTAGTCAACGGAGATGATGTTGTTAGTGCTAATGGCCAGCAACCGCGCTCGGACGTCAGGAATGGGTGCAGTATTCAAATTACTCGCGAAGCTATGTAGCAGCACCGTAAGCATCCTTTTTGTATTGGCAGGAAAATCCTGCGAATTAGCTGGATTTAATTGACGTCCACCTAGGGTTTCATTGCTAttaaaattggaaaattaaatacgttGCTTAATAGAAAAACAACTTATTGCTTACTTATGGAGCACGAATGAAATATTCGAATTTGGACACACATTGTGTTGCACCCGAAAGCAAGGAGGATATATCTTGCATTTCGGGCTGATCAGCGTTGAATTGGCGCTGGCTTcgagaagaaaataaaaactaaaaaaaccTTGGAGGGGAAAAAAAAGATTAGAAATTAGTTATCTgttttaaaattcatttatgCTTTAAGTACCAAGAAGAAGCCAGAGCTTGATCATGCTGCTGACTTCTCTGCCTAAGGGACTGCAACTGAAAATCGTACCTTCAATTCGGGagactttaaattaaaatgtcgTTATATATGCGTGACTCCATCTATTAGTCAAGctgtttaaataatatttaaaatatttcctgGTTTTATTTTCCAAATATAATACACTGTGCTAAACATAGCTAAGTTATCGCAAAGGTATACAAAATACATTAATATTAAAGTTATTATTGATTTCCGAATGGGAAGAGTTTGAACCTTTATTGTGACGATGGTTCGAAATTCTCTAAGAGTGGTTTATAAGGATCCTATTGTTTATGATTATAAGCCCGTATtcagtaaaaaaaatatgaacaataataaaatgttttctaaAACCAATCAGGAAGAGCAAAACGGTTATCCAAATAGCACCATACCAAGCCACTTTTTAGTTGTAAggaataaaattaataataatatatctcATTGATCGTTTCGAAActctaatatatttaaatcacACACTCTTTGGAACTGTTAAAGCATAGCAAGCTGCAACAATCTTCGGCACGACGGCAACTCATGCCaacttttaaacaaaaatatttcgtcCTTTCATAACGCTCGACCTGCAAGTAGATAATAAGCTTGTCGATAGACTAATAAGTCAattttatatacacaatacTTCTGTCCAATTTTTCAAGGGTTTTATCACTAAacctttcaatattttatatctCCATGAGTAACTTTCCCATCCTGTCGTCGACAGTTGATTACTTTTCATATTTGCAGAGATCGCCAAATACAGTACTAGTACTATTATGAAAATGCTCTCCGACCGtttcattttgaatttaattttctacgGACTACAAGGCTACGTATATTTTTCGTTGCTTTTATAAGCAGCTCTGCAGATTCTTTAATTTTGTGCCAGAAAACACATGTGAATTTAGTTTGGATTAATTGTTATTAGTGCTATAAAATTGGACAAtggattttatttaattttgttgtgagTCTGTAACAAGTACGTACAAACTTAACAGATTTAAGAGATCTTTTTTTATGTAGTCACAATATGTTTTAATATGGAAAGTATTAAACGTACAACAGTATGTTCGAGATAGGCTTAACTCGAAGAGTCTGATTATCAggttcaataaaatatataaacatttttacttttattttattttgtaaatattactttcatatttttgcttacaattaaaaataaaatataattgcaCGATACATGCTGCCgtaattttaaaacaattgtgCTTAAAACAGTTATTTTCTTATTCAAAAACAGCTTTTATTTAAGCAGTTTTAGCTAAACAGACCTTGCGAACTAGCTATACAATGAATAATTATTGCCCCAAACAGATGGTGCACATCACATTAGCTTCGGTATATAAAAGCTTGTAAAAGTTATTAATACAATTAGTATAAGACTTGACtttaatatatgaaaaatgcaaTCTATCAAAATTGTTGCTGTAGTCAGCTTGTTGCTGGTGCTTCTTAGAGTTGGGAATAGCGCTAATTTTATCGGAAAAACCGGAAGGGAAAGATACCTTTCGAAGGCTTCTATTGCAAGCAGTAAACCATTTTTTATGGATCGTTCTAGGAATCTGACAAATGTACAGACTGAAtaatattgcaaataattttcattatATGATTATCATTTTATTACCCACAGACAGATCGTATAAATCTGATGGATAGATGCAAAGGCATTGGCGGCAAATGTCACCTTGCCGAGGAGTGTTGCAGTCTTCAATGCGTGATGCCTTATGGAGAATGTGTAAATTATTAAACTCaataaggaaataaaaaacaaaatagaatcTGATCGCGGTATTTAGTTTTCATTCATTTAATCTCTGTTCTCAAAGAGAACGAGAATGAagggcacgccgaagatctaatggCCCTGCAGAcgcaaccttttcataatgctcatagtcctcgtatctaagaagcacagggaaaataatAGGAATAATAGCCCACAATGAatgacaaattaattttcgaccgagcgtgcctatggcagctatatgataccgTGGTCGGTTCTTAATAGGACATGCAtccatatatgaggagcatagtaaaactaattaaatgccgagtttggtaaagatatctaaataaacaacatgtttttcatacaataacctactgttcgaccgatcgttccaattgcagctatacgatataatATTCCGATCCGACATATGTGCTGGGaaacagatagacggacagacggatcaagaatacatacactttatgaggtcggagatggctccttctatgcgttacatatatctcgataaaattataataccctctgcaagggtataaaaggaGTACatactatatgtatattgattttgattaatatgaatcggatgagatttgaccgagttatagcggtgagaaattttgagcTATGTCTTTATAGGATAATAGCGGGTATACCCCCTCCTTGACCATTAAATTAGATTCTATCAAAATGAGTTGATATGCGGCTGATCTGATAGTTAACAAAAAAAGTTGAGTACAAAAGTTTTTTGCGATATCTCCCTCATGCAGGTGAAAAAGTACTGGAGAAAGATCTTAGATACGTATGTTTATTGGAATTATCCATATTGCACTTGatttaataaacattatttAGCTATGAAACCAAATTTCGGGCATATTACactttatattttacataactttagtttaattatttatttaatatctttATGCGCTCTTTTTAATCAACTCCAAAAGTGCACACACCTATTGTAAGTCTTCACACATTGCATTGTGCAGCACTCCTCGGCGTGGAAACATTTTTCGTGAACCTCTCTGCAGTTGTCTACCATTTGCTCGATTTGAAACTGTGATTGAAACGTAGACATAAGATTATCAATTTTTGTACATATATCTCTAATATTGTTATATTCTGCCAATACCGCTGTTAAATTCCTTGAGGGACCCATTATTAAGTGTTGTAACACTTTATACTTATTCGTCGCAGTCAAATGGTATTTTTTCCATTCTGTCAAGCCCATCGGAACAGTACCTGCTCCAATAAACATTAGCCAAAAGAAAATGCATAGGAACggctgcattttatttatagcttaTTTTTCAGATTGATTGCAGTAGTTCTTttaaaaatgcttttataGGCAGTTCCAACAGAATAAACATCATTTAGGACAAGGTCTGCGTTTAAAGTTGGTGCAAGAAACCACATGTGAGTGTTGTTTTATTCGATTATGGTTCGAGTACATATAATCAGCTTGTAAAACAATAATGAAATCAATGAAATCAAATCACATTCTTTCATTCCATTGCATTTGCCTCCAATCTCATTTGCCTCATGTCATAGTAAACACAGTACCTTCGCTTAATGCATTGCAAGCTGCAACAGTCCTCGGCCAATCGACATCTTTTGCCAAGGGGCTTGCAATTATCCATATATTGCGTCCGTTCCGCCTGTAAGTGCATATTAATTATAACGTTTTATAATTAAGAACGTAATACCTGTGTCATGGTTTTGGAGGGCTTAACAAGCATAAGTTCCACTAGCTTATACCTAGGCATTTTTGCCTTTGTCGTTCTTAATTTGTTGACAAAATTCCTTTTTTCAGTTTTaacgagcaacaacagccacaggCCTAGTACCAGGCACAAAATTCTTGAGGACtgttgcattttcaatttaggGAACGTCAATCTCTTCTGGCAGCACTGGTGAATTTGTAGGCTTTTATATAAAGATCTAAGATGTTGACGGTACTTAAAGATCTCTAAGAAAACATTTGTGGTTACAATTGAATTATACAAATACTTGAAAACTAAATGAGTTGAATGAAATGAGTTGTTATCATGAGTGACTGGCAATTTTCCATTAATACTTACAGTTAGTTAGTTTATTGCGCATAGTTTGTCTTTAAGGCATAGCCTCTGTTGTTCTGTGCCAATTCGTCATTAAAGCTAACAGTCTTGTAATTATACCTTATAACAAAGGCTTTTGCTTGGTAGAGATCACAGGATACTGCGCAATTCTAGCGTTGaatgaaacaaattaaaccaaaaaataaaaaaaattaataaaattcaaaCTAGCTAAAGAtcacaaaattattaaataaaaaaaaaaaaagcagatgTATACTTTCCCCAAATAATAGCCAGCAACAAAGAGTCGTACAATGTTagctataataaaatataatttaattgccCATATGTTTTGTTCAGTGGACTAAATGCAGAGATCACGAACAGCCTATAAAATCACTGAGAGACTACCTGGGCTGTCAGTAGAACATTGACATCTGGCATAATAATGCATGCCTTTTTAAGCATTTACTTGTTCATATTAGTCCTGTGGTTTGAGttgtttggaattgggaaATGTTTTGAAAGCGCTATGTACCaaagatattcatatttttcgCCAGCTAAACAGGTTAAGTTgaaaagttttgcaatgcACCCGTTCAAAAACTTGACAGAGGTAAATCGAATTGGTTAATATTTGTAAAgtacttatatttttttcgatTTCAGTCCGAGCGCAGAACAAACCTTTCCAATTGCAAAGGCACCGGCATGGCTTGTGATCGTGCCGAGGACTGTTGCACGATGATTTGCTTGAAAAGTAGCAAAAAGTGTGCGTACGTTAAATCAATTCTACAAAAACCCTTTAAACGTATAAGTCCGTTTAAGCCCATAACACCAAATACTAAATCCACTATGGATTGGATGCatttagaaaaatatttgtttactcCCGAAACTTAGTGAAATAGTTTATGTAGAGTTCAACTTAATAACCAAACTgaagtaaaataaatttatatggaAAATGAAATCTGAATAAGCACAAGAATTATTTTAGGCACTCCGAAAATAGCTTATTTACGCATGATTTCCTTTTGCTTTGAGTGGGAAATAGTTGTTATTATATGGCCACAGTTTCCTTCCGGACAATCGAACAGTAAATTGAATCAGAATCCACTAAGAGTACACATAAATTTACAGCAACACTTTGTAATTtgtgaattatttatttgtttgtggtTGTTGTCAGCTGGTGGATTTATGTGCTGCACTTGTTACTCATACGCCATGTTGTACATGCGCACAGTGGAAGACAAATCGAATGCACTTGTTCTGTcattttttctgttattttattttctttttttgctacACAAAGAAAGACCAGTGCAATAATTTATTGAGCACTTTGTTATGCTCAAGACGGAGCTCCAGGAATGGCAGAATTAACCTTACTTAAGGTCAACAGACAAACATTAAATTGAATGAGTACAGTTTTTACAGTTTATCTTCGAGAAtctaatttattttacttatGAAGCGaggattaaaaaaaaaatatatctttcTAATAGGAGTAAATGAAATATGGAATATTATTTTGTGACTAGCTTGCCGGAAGCCTGACATATTCTGGCATACACTTGATATTATTAGTTGAATTTCTAAGTCAGTTTCTATGATATTCTAACGTTCGTATAGATTAACATATAAATGGAAGATTTGTCCTATTCGAACTCTCTATGGAACACTCTTAATGTTAGTTGATTATCTAAAAAAATGGTACTTTTCATGACGCTGCCAAGTCCTTACAGAAGAACTGGCTTATCAATCAACTAACGTAATTCATAAATTTACTCATTCTAAACAGGTAGTTTCTTCTTTCTTGATCATTCAACTTTACATTTCTTATCAGCATTGtgatagaaaatatttaaaggtgtCGCATGTTGTTGCTCGGCTCGAGCCGTAACGTGTTCTACACAACATGCTAGAAACAATTGCTGACAGAGAACAGTTTATCTTATGTTTCGTTAACAGGTGAAAATTTCCCCTTATTTTGCTATAAAGCTTTTCTGTTAATTCAAACTGAAGCGCTTCTATAATAACATGAGGAACAACGGCAAATGTTAACTGTTTAGTTCAATGTGAATTTTTAGTATATGCAGCCCAAACGCGGACgactgcatttatttatatttaattatatatttattattggttgacaaaacgagtgtcaaCCTAAGCATTAAATACATagaaatataacaattttaaagTTAAAACGCTTTCAGAGTACACAAATCTTTGATTTTCAGCTCTATTAAAGCTAGAAACTGATTATATAgtttgaattatatatatatcattgtGTATATccgaaacaaaattttttaatgatggttttttaaaaagttttgcaaTTGAGATACTTGGAGATACTGGAgcacaacatttttgcaacTTCAGCCCCAAACCTTTGAGGTATCAGTTTTAGAGCGATCAACTCAATAAATCTAGACGAGAAAAAGCTAACTGGTAACTGGACTGGGCCGGTAGACTAGTCTACCAAGGAACTTGTCTAGAATCTATAGAAATATGTGAGTAAGTCTTGAATGCGACTATCTCTTGCCCTGAGTGACATACAGGGAACTGACTGCAACGCGGCACAGGATCAGGCTGAtgtgcatttgcataaattacacACAGTCACAAAGTTACGGTGATACGTAATTAAAGCCATGACAAGCAGCTTCATTAACAATTCTGTCTCTTTCCACAGTAACAACAATTTGTTACTCTTCTCCGTTTTTTTTATCCGGGTGCACCCAGGCCAGAAGCAGAGAATCCAAGGAAGTCCTGCAATTTGAACACATGCCCGGACTGGTCGGCACGTTTGAGTCGTCCCTTTTGCCTGCGATGAGTTACTGCAGGTAAGCTTATAGCCGCGTCTGTATCCTGTTTGCTGGCCAGCCATGCGCGATTCCAAGTTAAGCATACCGCAAGAGTCCTTAGACTTCGTGGATTGAACGCAACTCGCCAAGTATGTGAAATATGCAGAGCAATGTGTCCACTACTATCACAACtctattcttcttctttgtcTAGTCGAACCGTGAAGAAgattacatatataattttagcaGTTTGTAAATTTCACATATGGTTAAACGAAAAAAAGTCACAGTATTCACTCATGTTTCACGCCTGCGGGTGAAATcttaaatctatatatatatttgtataatattttcACCCTCGCAAGAGGCATTTTCTACAATTCgttcttatttcttattttctcagtctagttttgtttatttttcttgtaaTTTTCCCTTCAATTGTGAGTTTTGAAGACTTTAAGCAAAATTCCCtactttatatacattttgtgtGAAAATTATGCCCATTTCTTTGCTTTGCACGTAGCTTGCCTATAAAACTTCagtcaatttaattttatttaatttacatatttctaTGGGAGACACATACTGCAAGATTTAAGTTTGTCCTCACATTGTTGTTTGGCTCAAAAGGATGTTGCCAGCTAAGTGTGGAGGGCTAAGAAACTGTCTATTCGCATGAATGAATTGTTTGTgcatttttggttttgttgaaTTGAATACCCTACACTACATGGGTATATCATGTATTACAGAGATAGTCACATTATATCTACGAAGTTATTTGATATTTGTCTTCAGACTTGTGGTAATTAACTATTAGCTTTAAGGAGAGGGTATAAATAGGACATGATAGTATGCAAATAAAGGAATCTCTGCTGCTTTAAAGCCTttgccttttattttattcattacAATTGGCTTTTATTTGGTTTGCCTTTCCACTAAACCTAACAATTGTTGTATAAATTTTTAGGGAAGTTTGTAGAATTTTATTCAACAACACGGCATGTTTTAaacatttatgaaattttatgcCATATTTTGAGCATTTTGCGATGGCAATAATACAAATGGCCAACAGCCAGAAGCTACAGCCATACGACTTCAAGTAAATGTTCATTTTatgtttaaagtttaaaattaatttaaaagcgAAACAAGAATAATCTGCTTAAACAGTGTAATATAAatgcatgcataaattatgGCTTTTAGAATAgacatttgttttaattaatttaaaatcgCATAAGTTTTACCTTTCCTTAAGCTTTTCAACACCTCGCAGTTTATGTAATtgattgtatttttcttttacaaCGTCTTAATTGGAATCTTATCTCAGCAAAAGTCAAATGTCGCATCATGAAAATTCGTGGCAAGACTTTTGCGCAAATTACAGACATAAAAGTCGCAGCCCAAAGATAACCATAAGCTTTAACAACGCCCCGGAACAACGAAACAGGGCGCAAATAACACgaataaaaccaaaataaagaTTATTTTCGATACAGACCCATATGGGCATATGCTCCCCATTGATTACAGTGAAGCAAATTGCAAGTGACATGTCAACAATTGGATTGCATGATAGAACATGAACATTTATGGCAGAAGCAGGCAATTGTCTGAGATGAGCAGCTTCATCAGTCGCATGACTGATAAACAGGCTAAGGCAGCATTACGTATTAACGGAATAGTCATTATTATCAGGAACAACATTATCAACAACATCCATTCaacgaggagcagcagcagcagcagcagccagtctCATTCACAAACAAAGTCGACTTGGCTGAGCAGCTCTCACCGATTGCCAATGGGCATCCAGTTGGCATTACAAGCACTTCCGGCATGAAAGCAATGGACGAGCCATCTCTTGTGTTGCCAGTGGTTATCAACGGCAAAGTAGAAGCAACTACATCAACAACTATGCCAACTAGTTCGGTCACAGCCAGCCACTGGGTTGTTATTCCAATGTTTGCGGATATTGTTAAATTGGCAATGGCTGAGTTGAGTTTTCCACATTAAATTTCAACAAGAAAAGCCATTTTTATATTCGGACTGTCCATTTACACAAATGGTTATAAGG is a window encoding:
- the LOC6627962 gene encoding uncharacterized protein gives rise to the protein MIKLWLLLGFFSFYFLLEASANSTLISPKCKIYPPCFRVQHNVCPNSNISFVLHNNETLGGRQLNPANSQDFPANTKRMLTVLLHSFASNLNTAPIPDVRARLLAISTNNIISVDYSKLVFYPCFSESVHNADFASVCIAEYLGVLLRNKLVLSNEVLIIGFGLGIHVGDYVAKMLSDTDLKERKEFANLDRSLTAKSFASNATNKKLDNQGFSLKDIMLSIK
- the LOC6627963 gene encoding TBC1 domain family member 19 — encoded protein: MEELQDSSIHHTTAKVITAIKNTKCYEPIYKELQRLVASPGVDKNDMRNTLEDAIKAAGLETEIRNMIYNLVRSRLKKLEVGDVRQTTKSAQSDPLGYLKRAGVLWDRRVRKSLNAMCGELKVPLHGQPRISTDREDFVAKWNELSNYNMDLANYRPVYAPKDLLEVLLSLKGPTRPNENSDQIPQWEFSHIALPVKNLFELRTHYADLLRGDPYSVPDLAVQCQRILDSRHAPMCQQYLKKGCTPAPYRGALWASVLGSKLHDYDIENWQKLRNSVWTTDHIVDKLVFKDIQLTASNDDQYFVFEDVLYQVLLCFSRDTEIANCVEYESFPVKGKTYEGPPSGVVPFHGICMFAAPFCYLYDSPVCLYYTFRAFYIRYCHRLTTINTHPQGIVSLCLLFEKLLQTYEPQLWSHFRELQIQPLRVVFKWLMRGFSGHLPPDQLLVLWDLILGFDSLEILPLFAIIILSFRKESIMQVASLDSIEAILADLSSIKVLPLVQLALSRD